One genomic region from Marmota flaviventris isolate mMarFla1 chromosome 6, mMarFla1.hap1, whole genome shotgun sequence encodes:
- the Olig3 gene encoding oligodendrocyte transcription factor 3 has product MNSDSSSVSSRASSPDMDEMYLRDHHHRHHHHQESRLNSVSSTQGDMVQKMPGESLSRAGSKAAGESSKYKIKKQLSEQDLQQLRLKINGRERKRMHDLNLAMDGLREVMPYAHGPSVRKLSKIATLLLARNYILMLTSSLEEMKRLVGEIYGGHHSAFHCGTVGHSAGHPAHAANTVHPVHPILGGALSSGNASSPLSAASLPTIGTIRPPHSLLKAPSTPPALQLGSGFQHWAGLPCPCTICQMPPPPHLSALSTANMARLSAESKDLLK; this is encoded by the coding sequence ATGAATTCTGATTCGAGCTCTGTCTCCAGCAGAGCTTCATCTCCGGACATGGATGAGATGTACCTGAGGGACCACCaccaccgccaccaccaccaccaggagAGTCGTCTCAACTCAGTTTCGTCCACACAGGGCGATATGGTGCAGAAGATGCCTGGGGAAAGTCTCTCGCGGGCTGGCTCTAAGGCCGCGGGAGAGAGCAGCAAGTACAAAATCAAGAAGCAGCTGTCGGAGCAGGACCTACAGCAGCTGCGGCTGAAGATCAACGGACGCGAGCGCAAGAGGATGCACGACCTGAATCTCGCCATGGACGGGCTGCGCGAGGTCATGCCCTATGCGCACGGGCCCTCGGTGCGCAAGCTCTCCAAGATCGCCACTCTCCTGCTAGCCAGAAACTACATCCTCATGCTCACCAGCTCCCTGGAGGAGATGAAGAGGTTGGTTGGCGAGATCTATGGTGGCCATCACTCGGCCTTCCACTGCGGGACTGTGGGGCACTCGGCCGGACACCCGGCGCACGCGGCCAACACTGTGCACCCGGTGCATCCCATCCTGGGCGGCGCGCTCTCATCTGGTAATGCCTCGTCGCCGCTCTCCGCCGCCTCACTGCCCACCATCGGTACCATTCGGCCTCCCCACTCGCTGCTCAAGGCGCCCTCCACGCCGCCCGCGCTGCAGCTGGGCAGCGGCTTCCAGCACTGGGCCGGGCTGCCCTGCCCCTGCACCATCTGCCAGATGCCGCCGCCGCCGCACCTGTCCGCTCTCTCCACGGCCAACATGGCCCGGCTGTCTGCAGAGTCCAAGGACTTGCTCAAGTGA